DNA sequence from the Luteolibacter sp. Y139 genome:
ACCTGGAGCATGATATCGCGGCGGGCGACCATGTCGTCGAAGTAATCGGGCTCGTGAACCAGAGCGAGCACCGGCGTGTCCTTCGCGATGCCCTTCAGGGTCGCTTCGGGATCGGGCTTGCCACGCCACACGAAGTCGGTGCCGGCGATCGCGAGCTTCTCGCCCTTGAGATGAAGCTGGCTGTTCTGGTTGATCAGGAACGAAATGCCGGACTTCTCGAAGATCCGCCGCGTCAACGGGCGTCCGGCATTCCAGCCATCGTGATTTCCCATCACCGCGAACACTCCATGGGCTGCCCTCGCCTTCTCCAGGATGCGTGCCAGTGGTACGAGAACCGAACTACTAGAAGTCACGTAGTCGCCTCCTAACAGAACCAGGTCCAGCTTCTCCGCATTGACCCGGGCAATCGCTTCCTCAACGAGTGCATCATCGCGATCCGGCTCGAAGTGCAAGTCCGCCAGCAGCCCGACGCGCAGGCCATCCAGTCCGGCGGGCAAGCCCTTGCACGGCACCTCACACCGCGTGACCGTGAGCCAGCCGGGCTCGATCCACAGGGCATCGGCAAACGCACCGGTGGTCCCGGCAGCCATCAGCCGCAGGAAATTCCGCCGTGTCACGATCCCGCGCGTGGCTGGTTTCATCACCGCGATCGTGACCGCGGACTTGTGAATTACGAATGAACCCCGGGTGAATTCGTCGTCACCTGTCGCAGCGGGCCTTTACCTCCATCGTGAATGATCCGGACCAAGCTCACGAGGTCGTCCTCCGAAATGTCGACAAAGGAATCGAGCTGCCGCAGTGCCGCGACGATCTCCTCATGCGAGGGCGCGGTGCTTCCGGCGGGCGGCACCGCCTTGCGGTTCCACGCCGCGGGATAGCGACGCCAGCCAAAGAAGGAATTGAAGACGATGGCCGCGCCGATCATCACCAGACAATTCGCGAACACGGGACAAAAGACGTAGCGGAAGCCGAGATCATGCACCGCCGGTCCGCCCAGCACCGCCGTGAGGGCGGTCGCACCACCCGGAGGATGAATGCAATTGAACTGGTGCATCACCCAGATCGAGAGCGCCACGGCACAGGCCCCGGCCCATTCCGTGGGGCCGATCCATTTCGCGCAGGCCACTCCAATGGCCGCCGCCAGGCAATGGCCGCCGAGCACCGGCCATGGCTGGGACAACTGCCCGTGCGGCACCGCGAACAGCAGCACCGCACTCGCGCCCATCGAGGCGACCAAGCCGATATTGTAGGGCAAATGCAGCCCCTCACGGCTGATCGCCATCAGGAACAAGATGGAAAGCAAGCCGCCCACCGCGGACACCAATTTCTCGCGCTTGCTGACGACATTCAGCTCGATGCCGAGCCAATCCAACGGGGAACTCATAAAAGGAAATGCTCGCCGCTCGCGGCGGGCCGCCGCCTGCTTGTATCGTAAGGCGATACAAATCAAGCGTCGGATGAAAATCCCCTCTCCCAGGCAGGTGCCGGACACCTCGCGGGGCTAATCTCGAGCACGAATCGTGATAGATTCCGGATAAGAAGTCACATCTCGGTTTCACATATGCGCACGATTGACAGCCGCCCCCGGTCCATGGTCTCTCGCGCATGGCATTGTTGGAAGCCGCCGGCTTGGGGAAGCGCTATGGCACGAAACGAGTGTTATGGGACGTCGATCTGGCGTTCGAGGCGGGTGAAATCGCCGGTGTGCTCGGTGTCAACGGTGCCGGCAAGACCACTTTGCTCGGCTGTCTGGCCGGAATGATCGGCTGGGATCGTGGCGAAGTCCGGCTCGGCGGGGAAAGGCTCGACCGCGGCCGGCTGGATCAGCGGCAGCGGATGATGTTCCTGCCGGGCGAGGGTTTCCACTTCGGCGGCGCGGACACGATCCGCAATGCCGCGATCTTCTCGGAGCTGTGGCGGGGCATCGAGGCCCAGCCGCCGATCGATCTGGAGGAATGGCTGGAGCGGCTGGGTTTGCTGGAAATTGCCTTCGAGTCCGTCGAGACGCTATCGCGCGGGGAACGCTACAAAGCGGTGCTGCTGGCCCTCCACTGCGCCGACCCGGAGATCTGGCTCATTGATGAGCCCTTCGCGGCTGGCATGGATGCGCGCGGCATGGAAGCCTTCCGCCAGCTGGTGCTCGCCGCCGCGACCCGCGGGCGCTGCATCGTTTACACCACCCAGTTTCCAGAACTCGCCGCGCGCTTCGCCGATCGTGTCGTGGTTGTCGGCAGCGGCGGTGTCCTCCTGAACGAATCGACCAAGGACCGGGATCCGGAAGAGTTGATCCGCCAACTCGGCCAAGAGCTGGGCATCCACGGCGCGCACTCATGATTTCGCGGCCCTCATGGGAAAAGCCGCTGCGCTCGAAGTTGGGCAAGTGGCGGAAGCGGAGGTTCGCGCCGCGTTGGCTGGTCGATCAGGCGGGGACCATCTTCGTTCTTTTCGTCCTCCAGTGCCTGCTGGCCCATGGCGGCGAGGATACGCTTGGCATCGGTGGCGGAGGCACCGGCATCGGCGCGGTCAGCGGCCTGATCGGCGCACTGCTCGCGATGTCGCTGCGGTCCCGCTGGCAGGAGCAGCGGTGGCTGCTCGACTGGACGCCAGCGACCCCGGAAGCGGCATGGAAGCTGAGGACCCGGGAACACCTGCCCGCGATCTTCATCACGGTGGTGTTTACCTTGCTCTTTTCCTGCCTGGCGGCCGGCTTCAACGATGAAACCAGCATCTTGACCGCGCTGGCGGCAGCGGCGCTTTCGATGGGCTGCGGGTTCATGCTCGCCGGAGGACGCATTTCCACCGGGCTGCTCTATGCCGGCGTGATCCTGATCTTCTTTTACACGGTCATGGGCGGCTGGCTCGGGATCGGAGAAGCCGAGCGCTCCATGCGCATGGCCAAGGGTACCGGGCTGCTCTGGCTGCCGATCTTGCCATGGTCGCTGGCCACCCATGGAACGCCCGCACCGGAGATCCACGTGGGCATCCTGATCGTGGCTCTTTCCATTTCACTCTACGAATGGCGGCGCGCCTGGAGCGATCGCACCCTGCCTGCCGCCCCCCCCCGGGACATCATGATGCCTGCCAGCAGCGCGCTGGAGGAATTCACAGAAGAAGAAGGAGAGGAACAAGAAGAGGCCGCCGCACCGCCGCATGAAGAGCAGCGGCACAACGTCCGGCAGCACGTCGCCTTCGCGTGGTTCGGCATGGCGGGATACGTGCCGGACGGACCTCTGCCGCGATTTGAACGCCTCCTTTGGCGCTGGTTGAGCCCGCGCCAACGCTTCCTCTCTTGCCTGGGCAGCCAACAGGCATTCGAATGGTTTCCGCGGACGAGATGGACCGTTGGCACGCTGATCCTGATGGTGATGCTGGCCTTGATCGTCCCCCGCTTGGATGAATCGTCTTGGATCGACGACTATGGATTCTGGACGTCAGGCGGCTTCCTCGGGCTCGGCGTCATCGCGGCCTTCAGCGGCTGGCCCGGTCGCGACTCCTCCTTCCAGTCGTGGCTGGATTTGATGCACACCGCGGACTTGGGACCCTTCCCGTCCCTTTCCGTGATGCCCGTGACCACGAGCGAATGGATCGGCGCCTTTGCCAAGGAATGGACCATCCGGAGCGCGTGGCTCTCGTCCCTGTGGTCTGCCGCGATTCTCCTCGGACTGAGAGGAGTCGCTCCGGGCATACCCTTCTCCTGGCAAGTGGCCTTCGCCGCGCTGCCGTGGCTGCTCCTCGCCGCCTGGTTTCCCCTCTCGGTGCTCTACCGTCTGGTCCGCGCGACGTCCGGGCCGCTCTTCCAAAGTCACGACATCGCCCGCGTGCTGCCTGCGCTGGCCTGCGGATTCATCGGACATGTCGCGATGATGGTCGTTTTCGTGGGTATCGGGACGCGTGAGTTCATCCTGACCGCTGCGTCACTCGCCATCGCAGCATTGCTCGGAGCGCTCAGCGTCTGGCTGACCTCGCAACGCTGCCGCTCGATGAAGCTGGATATCAAGCCGAAGCCGCTCGTCTAGCGCGGCTTCAGGTGCTTGTCCGCGAAGGCGAGGTACTGCTGCCAGTCGAACGGTAGCACGTCGTGCTTCCCCGGCCGGACATGGTAGCCAATGCCGCCCTGCACCGAGGTGCCCACGGGTGGC
Encoded proteins:
- a CDS encoding metallophosphoesterase — encoded protein: MKPATRGIVTRRNFLRLMAAGTTGAFADALWIEPGWLTVTRCEVPCKGLPAGLDGLRVGLLADLHFEPDRDDALVEEAIARVNAEKLDLVLLGGDYVTSSSSVLVPLARILEKARAAHGVFAVMGNHDGWNAGRPLTRRIFEKSGISFLINQNSQLHLKGEKLAIAGTDFVWRGKPDPEATLKGIAKDTPVLALVHEPDYFDDMVARRDIMLQVSGHTHGGQCRVPVAGYAPAKVKYGEKYIYGHHASGNSGLFVTRGIGTSGLHVRFACPPELAILTLRAKAVA
- a CDS encoding HPP family protein — encoded protein: MSSPLDWLGIELNVVSKREKLVSAVGGLLSILFLMAISREGLHLPYNIGLVASMGASAVLLFAVPHGQLSQPWPVLGGHCLAAAIGVACAKWIGPTEWAGACAVALSIWVMHQFNCIHPPGGATALTAVLGGPAVHDLGFRYVFCPVFANCLVMIGAAIVFNSFFGWRRYPAAWNRKAVPPAGSTAPSHEEIVAALRQLDSFVDISEDDLVSLVRIIHDGGKGPLRQVTTNSPGVHS
- a CDS encoding ABC transporter ATP-binding protein, which translates into the protein MALLEAAGLGKRYGTKRVLWDVDLAFEAGEIAGVLGVNGAGKTTLLGCLAGMIGWDRGEVRLGGERLDRGRLDQRQRMMFLPGEGFHFGGADTIRNAAIFSELWRGIEAQPPIDLEEWLERLGLLEIAFESVETLSRGERYKAVLLALHCADPEIWLIDEPFAAGMDARGMEAFRQLVLAAATRGRCIVYTTQFPELAARFADRVVVVGSGGVLLNESTKDRDPEELIRQLGQELGIHGAHS